In Rhodohalobacter sp. 614A, the sequence AACGCCGTCAACGGTTGCCTGACTTCGCACCAGCCAAAGTGAACCGAGAAGCATAAGAGCGCCCAGTGAGAAAAGGGCGATATTTGCCTTACTGCTTTTGTACATCTGCAGCATGAAGGCCAGCATGATGATGATCATACTGCCGCCCATAATCAACGTCATATACATCCGGGTTTCACTGAACCACGCATGATCCAGAAGCTGGTACGAATTCAGATACATCAAAAAGAACATGGCAACGATTGCCGTTGCGATCATTGCAATAAATCGTGAATAACTGCCAGATTTTGAGTTGTTATTTTCCATTATGTTTGTTGGTTTTGGTTTAGGATAAGAGTTGTGTGTAAGCGAATGCCGCCAGGCCGAGCACATTGATGATGATGAAGATCGTAACAGCTACTTTTTTGATTTTACCGCCACCCTCCATCTCCATCATCTTCATGCTGTGATTTTTGAGATAGGCTTTGTTCTGCCAGATCAGCCAGCCGGCAATCCAGACGAAGACCAGGTTCATCCAGAAGGTGTAATCGATCTTGAACTGGGTAATATTTGATACGGTGCGGCGGCTTTCAGGTACAATATCAAGCAGAGTGAAAAGGCCGTTAAGAATCAGTGCTGTAAAAACAATGCTCACGAACATTACGCCGGCGATATAGAGAGCCACTCTCCAGCCGTAGTATTTAGCGTTGATGTGAACCAGCGGCGGTACCATCAGGTCGGAGTAGATAAATCCCATGATTCCGGCAAAAAGAACACCGTTGCTGTTTAGGACGGTGGCAAGAGGAATGTTTCCCATCGACCCGATAAACGTCAGCGCGGCCACGAATGGAGCAATCATGGCATTTTCGATGGCGACAAGCCAGCCCGGAACACCTTCTGCGCCAACGAGAAACAGGGTGGTCCAGAACGATTCTGGCACAAGAACAGCCACGAACCCGGCGATGGTGAATCCGATCAAAATATCTTCCCAGGCCATCTTCCAGTCGTTTACGAACTTATGGCCAACCAGCCGCCATCCCTCTTTGCTCTTGATCCGCTTTTTCCAGTCGAAATCTTCTTCCAGATCATCTCCCTCGCTCTCTACCTTATCCCGGGCTGCTTCAAGCCAGCTTTTTGGATAGGTTAATTTGATGAGAACCGAACTGATGGCTATCAGGATCAGGCCGCCTACGATTTCGGCCGCCAGAAACTGCCATCCCAAAAAGATGAGAATCAGGATTCCCAGTTCAATGACCAGGTTCGTGGATGCAAACATGAAAGCCACCCCGGCAATGAAATGAGCTCCTTTTTTGATAAGTGCGCGGGCTGCTGCCAAAGCTGCAAAAGAACAAGAAGAAGAGGCTGCGCCAAAAAAAGTAGACAGTGAAATGCTTTTGATATCAGCCTCGCCCATGTGTTGTGTGAGTTTGCCTTTTGGTACAAAAGCCTGGATCATACCGGAAAC encodes:
- a CDS encoding permease, which gives rise to MEFINLYGESAKTALGFFWKSGWAFVLGYFVSGMIQAFVPKGKLTQHMGEADIKSISLSTFFGAASSSCSFAALAAARALIKKGAHFIAGVAFMFASTNLVIELGILILIFLGWQFLAAEIVGGLILIAISSVLIKLTYPKSWLEAARDKVESEGDDLEEDFDWKKRIKSKEGWRLVGHKFVNDWKMAWEDILIGFTIAGFVAVLVPESFWTTLFLVGAEGVPGWLVAIENAMIAPFVAALTFIGSMGNIPLATVLNSNGVLFAGIMGFIYSDLMVPPLVHINAKYYGWRVALYIAGVMFVSIVFTALILNGLFTLLDIVPESRRTVSNITQFKIDYTFWMNLVFVWIAGWLIWQNKAYLKNHSMKMMEMEGGGKIKKVAVTIFIIINVLGLAAFAYTQLLS
- a CDS encoding DUF305 domain-containing protein, whose translation is MENNNSKSGSYSRFIAMIATAIVAMFFLMYLNSYQLLDHAWFSETRMYMTLIMGGSMIIIMLAFMLQMYKSSKANIALFSLGALMLLGSLWLVRSQATVDGVDYMEGMIPHHSIAILTSERAKIVDPRVRELADEIIKAQRREIKEMEWLIDDIRENGFATTQAVAEDRPVPDFMGTLE